Below is a window of Apodemus sylvaticus chromosome 5, mApoSyl1.1, whole genome shotgun sequence DNA.
GGAACTGCAGTAATAGAGACTACAGCCATATTTGGTAGATGGACTTTGTATGTGATCAGTGTCCATCCCCAAAGCTGCTcagggagaccagctctctctgccACAGAAGGTCACAGCCACagcatgggaggcagaaggaatgcATCGCATCTCTGCCTCTCACCCGTGTTTGACATTTTCTTCTGCAGGTTAGGTTCACCCTCATCAAGAGAAGCATTGTAAAAGTAAAATAGGTTCATAGGTGTTCTCAGGTTGGAAGTGTGCCTAGCTCGGGCCCAGGGAGTGTTAGATGTTTGCACTTTGGTTGGCCTTTTCATATTCTCTCCATAAAGTTAGTGAATTGAGTCTGCCTTTCTGCTCCTCATACCAAAATTCGCCAGCCATCACTTTCTGAGACAAAACCACAGAACACATAGCAGAGACAATGTTGACATCTCCCCGTTCCCCACTCCCACAGACAATTTTGTGTTCTTGCTCTGCCTCGCCTGGAGGTCACAGAGCTCCTCTTGGCTGGGTGTTAGGCTTAAGggcctgaagctctctttctaAAGCTAAAATGCCTACTGCCTTGTAAGTAAACTTCTTTGTAGGTAAGTTAGGAACCTGCCATAAGATTGCTTATTGGATCTAAGTTTATATGAAGTGATGACAtgcatttttatatgcattatcataggaaagaatgttaaaaacagtttaaaatacTTGCTTGTCTTTTAGTGCCTATGACTATACAATATCACCCATGGAGAAAGCCCTTGTGAAGACGGACATTCAGATAGCTGTTCCGCCTGGGTGCTATGGAAGAGTAGGTAAGTGGCTTAAGAAGCAGGTGACTATTTCTCATGCCTGACCTTGATGATAACGTCTGCCATCTTAGTGTTGCGTGGCCACAGAGTGAAGTTAATGCTtacatccatttaaaaaaaaaaacatgtctgcttttccttttttcgccttttatttcaaatatgttcTGGAGCTAATATCACATTCATCCAGTTGTTGGCTCTTAAAACTTCACAGAAAAGTGCAAAGTTCTGGTGTTCTTTAGGTGGCACTTTTCCAGTCTACATATGAGGTCACATTCTTTGTAAATAAACTGTATTTGTATGAGAAAATGGGGTCTTAGAATGATGGGTcttggcattttatattattggGGGGGGGAGCTGCCAGATTGTGTCAACCCACTGAACCTTGTCTTGTTCTGCGTCCTAGAGATTAGAGTGAGGGGCACTTTGTTCTAGAGAAAACGTGTATCACTTACTGCTGAGGAAAATGGGCTGCAATTCATGGGTTTGGATTTTTCTAGAGCATGTCACTTGTCTAGAGCATGAATTCAAAACTTGTTTAAAAATATGCCTTTTGTTACTTCAAAATAAATAGGAGGGAAAAAACTTAAGTCTCTTCCTTGGATAAGAGACCATGACTAACACTGTCTTGTTATGCATCCGTAGAACCTCTAGGGCTCTGGGCCCCCAAAAAGCAAAATGGGTTTTCCTGGTCTCTGCCATTACTGAACTACATTTCTAAAGTTCCAGGCTAGAAAAGCAAAGAGCTGGCAAGAGGGTAACATCTCAAGAAGAGGTAGCAGTTACTGCGTTATTGACCCAGCACCTACTATAGGTTATTCTGAAGCATGGTTTTAGATACTAGGATTATTGAGGTGGACCTGTTAGCCAGCCCAGCAAGTTAAACCTATAAAATGTTTCCCAgttttagaattaaaaacataCAAGAGATACTTAGTTCACCGATGTGGGGGCTTTGGCCGTTCTCACGTTTCATGCATACAGGTCTCCTAACCTGAATAATGAAGAGAAGTCCTAGGTTCTTGTCTAAACTTTTCGCATCTAGGATTTGCATGTTCAACTCTCTAGTCTTGAACTACAAGctaggccagagagatggctcagtgagaaaAGCACTTGTCATAAAAGCCTTGACCGGACCGGAGTTCTATCCCAGACCCACCTGTAGGAGAGACCTGAGTTCGCAGAGTCCTCTTCTGACCTGTCCCAACACATCATACACACCTACGCAGTCATAATGACTACAAATAATTTAGACACTAGCCTgggctgtgtgtgcctgcatacTCTCCAGGTCATTCTAGCGTCCTGTAGCTTGCATCTGCACTACCACCAGTCATGGGTTTGGGCTTTGAgattgttttgaaataaaatgctTCAAATTTTTCTAAACTAATCTCCTCCAACTTTAGTGGTATAGTATGATAAATGTGCACTTTAAGAATGATCTGTTGAAATTGAGATGAATATATGAACATCAGAGGAGACCATGGGATTTAAATTATGTCAAAAAATGGTGTATCATTTCCCCTTACCATTTAAAATAACCACTGTCTTCTGATTTTGTTTCTAGCTCCACGTTCTGGCTTGGCTGTAAAGCACTTCATAGATGTAGGAGGTAATATTTCTTTATTCTATGAAATTTTGTAGTATCCTTACCACTGGGAATTCATAAGTCTGAATAGGCAATAGTTAGTATTGTTTGACTTTGTGTAATTTTTAATGATCATATTATGTGAATGGCTTATTATTTACTAGTAACAGGCACAGTGTGATGAAGGGCTTTGCCTCACTGTCCTGGTAATCCATACTTTAGTGCAAAATTGATTCTTAAAATAGAAAATCCTTCTGTGTGGTTATTGGGTTATAGTTTGATGAACTAAAAAGCAAAGGTTCTGGAAAGGCAGCTCCAGATTATAAGAGTTTTCTTAGTTCTGGAAGAAGGAAAGGCCACACGTGTTTTGCAAAGTGTAACAAGGTACTTTCCCCATGAGTTTTCCCGCACTTACCACAGGTGTCTTCAGAGACACCTGTTGCCCATTGCCTTTGCGACTGTGTTGTCTAGTCACCATCTTTGCTACGGGGTTTCTAACCATACTTTATATGTAAAGAATCTTCACTTTCCAGGTAGGCTtcttacatatgtatttatttcctGTATGCCAgccttttgcctgtgtgtgtatacatgcattgTGTGTCTGCCTGGGGTTCTCCTGGAGGCAGAATGGAGCAACATCCCCTAGACCTGgggttacagaaggttgtgagctgttgTGTGCATGCTGTTAAAAGTTAACCTAGGGCTGCTCTGTAAGACCAGCAGGTTCTTTTAATCATTTTGTGAGCCATTTTTGTggatgatagattttttttctctaccaCTAGTGAAATGAGCCAATCCAAGCCAGATTcgattatattaaaggcaggtttattgggtaTTGCTCTGGACAAGTTCACTGGTCCCAAGGATTGAGGCCATGGGGGTCTCCTtgggggttgggtggaggaagtGAGAAAGGGTGAGTgcacagagaagggaaagagagagaccaaaatgtctgtaTTATATAAGAGGTAGGGACTaaaggatgctgggaaaacctggaggccaggtctgcccTGATGTGTTGATGTGTAGAGTATACACTTCAGTCCCTTGTCCCAGGGGTCAGAAACCACACATCAGGCCCTACAAAGGCttatttgtttctgatttttggGATCACATGACTACACTGATGTGCTACTGTCTTGACCGTCTTCATCCAGCATTTCACTTCAGACACATCAGCCCTTACATACTGGTATGCTAGATTCTCTTGCAGCCATTTTTTACAGAACCAGCCCCCCCAAAATGGTGGTGTTTTTAAAGATGAGATAATTGGCTTAGAAATGTGTTTCTAACAGCACTTTTGTTACCAGTGGGATTAAAAGCCACCGGTGATGGGCTTACTGTCCTGTGTCAGTGTAGAGTTAATTAAGTACCCAAGGAAGCTGCCCATACCTCCTTACCCATTGGCCTAAGTTTCCAAAGTACTGGTGTCTCCCATGGCATCACTAGGTGGTGCTGTGGAGCAAGGGAGATACCCGAAAATAGCTTTCTGTTCTACATAGCCTCAAGGTTGATGTTTAAAATGTCCTCTCTTAGGTTGAGAATTCTCAGGACTTAGttacatttaattttcaaaaaatacttttatagGCCAGAAATgtttcagcaattaaaagcacagGATGCTCTTCCAGGTGACCTGGTTCAATTCGCAGCAGCAACGTGGAAACAGCCTGTGACTCCAGTGCTGGAGAATCCGACATCCTCTTATGACTTCCTCGTGCACTGAATGCATGTGGTGAACAGACGTCGACGCAGGCAGaatatccatgcacataaaacaatttaaaaaaaaaaacaactttttaacCAACTCAATTACGGTCACTTGGGATATACTAATTATCCTCTGAGGGGGTGGGAAAGCTAAGTAATGTGTGTGAAGCATCCAGCAGTGTTTGGCACACACTAATTCAAGCTAACAGTTCTGTCTCCTAAGGacatagcagattttttttatgtGGAAACTTCTTTTTTCCCTCCAACTTTGATTCTAAATTTTACTCAGCTTAAAACAACCATCTGGGGGAAAATCGTGTAGTTGGAAAATTAGTTTGCCTATTGCTTGGTATGAGGTTATTCATAAAATCACATTGTGGTATGTTCTTGGATGCAGAATATCTAAAAGAATTTCTCTCAGGTACAAGTTTATCATAGTTGGCAACTGAAGGCAGATGCTATTAGAAGCCCTGGGCTGTGAATAAGAGTCAAAAGGAAAAGTTGACTATGCAAGATTGTGTTCTGAATTCACATCTGGAAGGTGTGGAGCATTTTTACCAAAGAAGTTTCCAACAATGACATGCCAAAGTCTTGACACAGCAAACCTTTCCTGAAGTCGACTAACCACTGCCAGTCCCAATGCCTGGTTTTTCCACTGATAGCTTTCCAAGATACTCAGTGCATTCTTATGAAGAGAGGTGAGGACGCAAGGATTATACGCAGAACTCATAATCATGCAGAGACAAGAGCAGTCctgtggctttgtttgtttgcttgcctctTTTTTGTAATAGTAGCAGTATGATTGAACCCAAGAACTCACACACTCGGGCAAGTGTTCTAACCTTCTCTAGTCGTCTTTTCCCTTGTAGTCaccttgtaggtgctgggaactgaactcaagtcctctataagaacagccagagctcttaactgctggtcATGCCTCTAGCCTGTCTTTTCACATCTCCATGAGACAGAATCTTATACTAAGTTACCAGGTGGGCCTTGAAAGGCTGTCACTCTGTGTCAGCCTCCAGATAGTTGGAACTTTAGACCTTTGCCACCAGAGCCaacattttttcaattatttatttgcttgctaGTTGAAGATTTTCACATTTTCACGTTCCAAGCATATAAAATGACCTGGCGCTATAGAATTCGAGACACCTAACTATTTGAATACTCTCAAAAGGAGAACTTGCAGATATACAGTGAAGGGCTATATATGCTAGAAAATTACTGTATTTGCAACTCATGAAAAAGAACACGTTAAAAATATATCATACAAAATGTAGAAACGTGTATGGGCATGCAAGTGTCCATTATTCATATAGAAAGAAATGTCCAGCCACAGGGAGACGGGAAGTAGGGCCACAGAAATCTCTTTTATTATTGGCCAGCAGTTAGACTGTTGCCATCTGTCCTGGCACAAATGAACACTCAAATATTGCTGCTGGAAGTTGGAATGGTTGTGCTGCTTTTGGGGGTGATTTAGCAGTGGCCTCATGTATATCTCCATCCTTTGACTTAGGAAAGTTTTTATAACTTAGGGATATACATGGAGGGCTGTTCTGTGTGTCTcctggcaaaaaaagaaaaaagaaaaagaaagaaagcaacatgACTGTTTGGTGTTATATAAGATAATAGTCCTATAAAAATATTGGCATATCCTTTCTATGCATGTATCTAAAAGGAATGAGTAGAGTTTATGCTATTTCAAAGAATAACTGCTTCTTTGGAATAAATGTCACTTTAACTTCCTCAGATGGTAAATAAGATGAAAGTCATACCCAAGCTGTATGAATACACAGCTTGGACTGAGCTCAGAACGTTTCTCTCTTCTAACTCTCCCAGACCtaagcctggaagcttctagcctctgtacaatctgaTCTGCCAAGTTGACTGATTCAGAccagcttctcttggcttctgactggaTCGCTCTGCTTGACGGCCTCATCCTAACTTAGGCAATGTCCCAATCTCTGGCTTCTTGTTCTCTGGCTTGTTCGCTCTGCAGTCTGTCTCTGTACACTTCTCCTGATAAAACTGCTGTAGAGACATACCAtaccacccccaacccccttaCGTAGCccttctttcctgtgctgttatGTGAGTTGGGTGTATTCTACTCTGACTCATTCAGTCAGATCTTCTCTgacttgtcactttgtctgctcctCGATTAGGTGTCGctttcaaacatgactgcttccttttacaaactaaccttaccttccCTGTTAGGGATTAAGGTTGTGTACTAAGGGCGTGTCTGTATTCCCACTGGATCATATAGACATAAAAGAtgtttggatgtgatcccttgtcaGAGCAGCCATGTCACTGGGTTAAAATCCCTCTGTACTTTGGGGTGGAACAGTTAAAGTAATTATAAACTTTGCTACTATAATATTGACTTTTACCTTGTGCATGGTGATGCTCTTTGAATAACCTAAAGAATTTGGAAGTCAGTCCAGGTTATCTTTCACAGATTCACTTGTAATAGATAGGCCTATTAGACTGAACCTCAAAGGTCTTCCATAGTGGGAAATTTCCAGCCTTCTGTGGCCATTCATTCCAACATGGAACAGCATGCTCTATACAAAGGAGTTTCCTTGTTAAGTGCAAGCTACATCATCCTGCAGTCAACCTCTCTCCAAAGAGTATGAAAACAGCTGGCCCAATCTTCTTGTCAGTTCTTTTCCTAAGTATTAAGAACTAAACTAATAAACTGGTAAAAAGGAAGCCTTATATAATATTTGGATCGGTGAAAGGTTTGTTGCTGTTCTAGAAAAATAATAGATCCTCAGTCTAGACAGAATGAACTGCCTTTGACATGTGAACTAGATCTCCATgttaaagacagaaacagagggcTGTTAGCCACATTATCTGTGCTTCTGTAAACACATCACGTTCCTGACTCCAGGACGGCTGAGGGCAAGTCTGGGGCATGTATCTTCTGGGCCATGGCAAGGTCTCCTGTAAAGATCTATTCAAACAGGTACTAACTAGACATTTAGAAATAATCTTGGGCCATcaagatggctcactggataAAGATGCCTGCTACTGAGCCTAATACTGACCGGAGTTGAAACTCGTGATGTGGAGGGAGAGCCCTGATTCaatggttgtcttctgacctccacacactgcTGTTGCAACAGCAGAAATTTCTAGTGAACTCATCAAACTTACCAGCCGGTGTTTACTGAGTGGTTGTGGTTTAAGAAGGAGAGGGTTGGAAATGAAATGAGGAATGTAAATGCGGTCCCACCCTGTTCTGATCTCCACAAGACTGCTGAGCGCATGGCGCTGACCTCCCACTGCAGATCACCCACCGGCCTCTGGAGTCCTGTTTGTGATTCGGTCAGAGTAGCAGTGGAGCTGTCCGCGGAGAAGACGAGGTCCAAATCTTCCCAGTGCATGGTCATCATCTGGGACGTTGGAGATGGTGCATGCTGGGCTCAGCCTGCAGTAGGAAATGCTTACACCTTGATGGGCATTCACACTGGAAAATCCGgacacgtttttttttttaaattcttgtaTTTTAGTAAAACTTGTTTTCAGACTCTGTAGGCCCAAAGCGTGACTTTGTCAGTTGTAATCTCAGAAAATCTTTGGTAAAGTGATTTTGAGATCACCCCTGATCCTCTGCTGGTTTCTCTCCTCCAGCCGGTGTCATCGATGAAGATTATAGAGGAAATGTGGGCGTCGTGCTGTTTAATTTTGGAAAGGAGAAGTTTGAGGGTGAGTTCAGTAAATATGTTCATGTTCATAGGAAAGTTTGAGCTCCTGTGTCAGTTAAAACTAACTCTGGTTCTCACTGAACAAGACAGGTTACAGAAAATAGATGAGTACACATGGGTGGTAATCTGGGTTCTGCTTTTTCTTTGAAGTGAAAAAAGGTGATCGGATTGCGCAGCTCATCTGTGAGCAGATTTCTTATCCAGACTTAGAAGAAGTGCAAGTGAGTATTGTAAACAGGGAGCGGAGAATGACCGGGGTGTCCAGTGGGGGAAGGGCcgttctgctgctgctggtcaCTATGAAGTTAGTGACTGGTAATCTGTACACGAGGCTAGGTTTTTAGTTTGAGTCGTGATCATTTTCATCTGAGTGGGTCCATGTGGTGTGCAGAGGCTCTGACTCCACGCCTTCCCCTTCCTTCTAATGTCTTTCAGACCCTGGATGACACTGAGAGAGGCTCAGGAGGCTTCGGCTCCACGGGAAAGAATTAAAACTAAAACATACTGTGCTGTTTCAACACTGGACAGAGGAGCTTTGACTCTGGGAGCATTTCGTGGTCTAGGCTACAGAAAGGAGACCTAACACGTAGGACCTGTTCTGTTCTCTGGTTGATGGTCGCCTGTAAATCTGCATGGTGAGGATGGCATTGACATGCAGACTTGGTAAAACCAAGGGTATAattagagttttttgtttgtttatttgttctcgAATTGCTGtatcatttgtaattttttttttatacaataaAGTTGAAGTCTTTAGCAGATACGATTTTTACATAAGCTGAAGAACCAAAAGGAAGTGTGACTCAGGGCTGTAACAGTACTTGGAGGCTGAGTCCGGAAGATTGCAGTGAGttaggctagcctaggctactttGAGATGCTGTCTAAGGAAGGGGGTGTGATCAGTGCTAAAAGCCACTCCTTGTTTTTTTCTGCACTGCTGCTGTGTGACACTGGAACTTAAAAGTCTACTCACCCCAGATTTTGAATCCACAAAAGTACAATGTGACAAACTAAAGAGCTTAtgtgctgtgggggaggggttgcaAACGGGAGCAGAAAGGACTCAGAAGTCACTGAAGCCCACCCACCCAGCATGGGGACTGCTGTTAAAGCCATAAACCTAGAGCACACTATACAGCCTGTGGTGGGCTCTGGGGTCTTAAGTGCCTCGTTAGGGCCTCACTGTAGTGGAGGGGCTTCTTCCCCGCATGGGTTTTCCAGCAGTTTCTCGCCCTATAGGACCGTCTGCCACCCTGATTGCTTTCCCTCACAGTCCTACTGTCTGAATAGAAATCTTAAAGGCCAAACCAATGTTAGTGTTAGTAGCAGATTCGGGAGTGTCTGGAGATAGAACTGCAGGGCATGCCATCCTTCCAAGGACAGTGCGATCTGTGGCTGGACGCTTCATTTTCTGCTGGTGTGAACGAATCATCCTGCCCCCAGGTAATGGATTGACCTGATCATTTTAGCTGAAAAATGCACTCTTTATCGTCCTAAGAAGAAAGAGGTTGAGGTGGCTATCTTccccaaacagaaaataaagtatctttgtgttcCGCACTTCCCTGTTTGGAGGCTGGCTGTGAATACACAGGTGTTGTTGCTTTTTCTAatcaaaaagaaatcagaaaagattTCTGAActttgtatattacttttacctGAAGAAGTTATTCTGCACCTGTGGGTGGACTGCCTAGAGTGAGGGTGGAAATCAGTTCCTCTGGCTGCCTGAGTCAAAGAGCTCTGGAACTTGCTTAGGCAAAACTGAAAAGATGCAGGAACTCCTCAAATGGTGAAGAGGGGACGTCCAGACATGGTTGGGGACTGATGGGAGAAATCAGAAAAGGCATaaatttaaagtttcagaggttccTTCAAGAAGTATGTCTGTTTTAAAGGTGTTGATTTGAAACTACATGGGTTTATGGAGTTGGGAAAGAGCACAGTGATCACTGCCTCATGATTAACTCCTGCTGAGACTTCCATTGAGCACATGGATGCATGcaaatacagacatatacacaaacgtggatggatggatggatggattgattgaTTTTAACTCTTTAGGAAAAGACACTATTGGGCTTGgcaaattcttttcctttttgtatctATAAACTGTTTAAAAACATGGTTCAGGAAAATGATTCCACTTTTATATGTATCTGTTTGAGACTAACATCTGGTTTATGtgtatcttttaaattatattttactatatttttaatgCAGAAAATAT
It encodes the following:
- the Dut gene encoding deoxyuridine 5'-triphosphate nucleotidohydrolase, mitochondrial, with translation MPLPSAVLCGRLQPALLRSRTLRSAQSRSCQGSGGAPDWGARPGPGARADAAAVSVSKKARAEDGTSLRFVRLSEHATAPTRGSARAAGYDLYSAYDYTISPMEKALVKTDIQIAVPPGCYGRVAPRSGLAVKHFIDVGAGVIDEDYRGNVGVVLFNFGKEKFEVKKGDRIAQLICEQISYPDLEEVQTLDDTERGSGGFGSTGKN